CATTAGAAGAGTTATTGCATTTCAATTCTGCATGTTCACTCGAATGAAAAGCTGAGATGACACGGCAGTTATTTCGCACAGATTAAATACAGTGATTCTGTAACAAAATGCCACTGAAGACAAACAGCAAGGACTTTCCAATCCAAAGTCATACTGCTGAGAAAGCAATTTTCCCTAACTAGACAACACAAACAGTAAATAATGGAAACTTCACACCTTTAAACTCTGGGAGAAACAGAGATTTCCACAGCATGCTCCTTAATATCTGACAAAAACCATATATTAGAAACTGAACCTCTTGTTTCCATCACTGAGGAAGGCGCTCCTGACacacagattttaaataaactaTTCATAAAACTGTTCACTATTCATTGAAATAATATCTGGAATTTcacagtgattttaaaaaatatatatatttttaaacaaataaatatgaagCTTAAACTCAACAGTTATCTACCATTTGTGCTAGTCTCTTCTGTCACTATTAAGTTTGTGGCAGCCCTGTTCACACAACTGAAAGGCAGACCAGAAACTGTCAAAACATTTCCCACACTGATGTATGTCATCAATTGATCTCCCTCCACCCACAATCACAGCAGGGGATTCCTCTCCCCCTGGTCTGCAGAGGTCTTGTTCTCTGTCTCCTGTCAACCACCCCGCAAGTCACACATCACTCAAGTTCTTTGAAACAGAAGGTGTGAAAAATACCTCACTTTGGACCAGTAAAACGTCAGCCGCAGATGCTGGTATACAGTGACATGAGGTCCTACACTAAAGGCTAAGAATTCCTGTGGAACACCTAATGATGTCAGAATAGCATTCCAAATCACAGGCAGTGCAAAGCTATTTTCATTTAACACCTTTCATTTGGGTACCCTGAAGCTGTTGAGGCAGATGTTACGTGCTACAGCCTATTTTTTCCTGTACAAGTTCCCTTTTAGGTCACAGTACAGACATGAGAGAATACAAGGAGAATTTTTCCAAGTGTAAGTTAGGGTGTACACACTCCTTTTGTGTATGTGCAAACTGCCAACAGCTGAAGCACATGCACTGTTCACACCTCCCTTGAGGGATGGATACCTCTCAACCTTGGGGAAGGCAGAGTGTCATGGCTACAGGGGCATCCTGTTGCCTTCAATGCTGAACTTGATGGCCCGATGCACTTTGCTGAGTCGTTTCTGTTCAGCAAACCGTCTCTTGTGTTTTTCCAAGCGACTAATACCTCTCTTAATAGTCCCGGGCTAGAAACAATAGCTCAATTAATGCACAgaaggagagatggagagataaCAGCAGAAAGCACAGTAATTATTACTTCTTCCATTCACATGTGTTCTACCATGTACTCCgcttttaaattaaactgtACAGGTAGATGGATGAACCaaacaaagcaagagaaaggCCTCTACCGAAGCTGTTACGGTTTACTGAAACCTCAAAATTGTCCCAAGCTGGAGTATCAGAAAAACATAATACAAAACCAGGGAGAGGTATAAAAGAGACACACTTATTGAGTTGCAGCTTTAGTTCAAAATACTCTAAGAGGCCTATAATCACATTCTCATCCTGGAGAGAAACTCTAGAACAGTTAACATGCGAATCTCTTTTTGGTTAGAGAAGCAACGATACCTGAAAGAAAGTACCTGATGAGCTTAAAACAGCCCACTTGGTAGCAGAACTTACTGTCTACTCAAATAAGAGGCACTTAAAGACTACTGTACTGTACAGTAACCACAGCAATAAGGTGGCAGATTCCCAGCTCAATCAGAGGCAGCTTAGGGACAGAGTCCCCAGGAGAGGTGAAACCACCCCCAAGCACAGTGCTTACCCGGGAGGACTCCATCTCCACATTCCACTTTGGCCTGACCACGTAGTCTTTGTTTGAGGGCATGGGCACCCTCGCACGGGCACAGAACCCAGGGTCCCCGGGTCTGAGAGCCCTGCACAAAAAAAGACGTGACTGTTAGAGACAGAAGTATAAGCAATATAAGCATGTTCTACCTCTGAAAGACACTGCATAACCATTGCTTCTAAAACCTCAAAACAAATTGCATATTGTTAGTACCattgaaacactttttttgcgatcaaaatttgaaaaaagaaatgcaaccTACTTTTCCTCTCCAGTTAGCACCTTCTCCAGGTCCCTTCGAGGAGTCTGACCACCAgaactgcaagaaaaataaaagtttataaGCATCTATACACAACAGAACAATAGTAAGTCAAGTGCgataaaagaaaagagagaggtcATAACTTATCCTTTTACTTCTCTTAATAATCAcacactttgtttttcttgatggTAGTCTTAAAAGGAATGATTTTGCATTTCTGCCTACTGCTCCTACCTGCTCAATCTCCTCCTCTGAGGCATCTGTTCCAAATCTCTCTGTTCCCTTTCCTCTCTTGTCATGCCTTTGTAGTTTGAGGTAAGGCCAAAGATGGGTCGAGACCACtcatctatttaaaaaacaaaaaaaaaaattgcttaacAAAAGCTAGGCCTCTGAAATTCATCTCCAAGCCACTCTGGTGACAAAATACAGCTTTCAAAGTTTATGGCAAGTATTTACATTTCCTTTCAACCAAACAAGTAATTGTGTGATTCTATAATATTTCAGGGAAATCCAGCTTTGTGGACAGTAAGAGGGAGCTTTCATCCAGAAAGTCTCTTGCTGTTGCCTGCTCATTCAGAATCTCTCTGAGCTCTTAGAATAGTGTCAGGAACTCTTGCACGACACAGTGAATGTTAATTTAGAAATAGGCAAAATAGTCCCTAAATAACTTAAGTTTATAATCAGTTTGCAGTCATCCAGGATGGAGTGCACTACACATGGACAACTGTTTAAGTAGTAAACTTTGAGTCATCCAAGATCTCTCTAAAGCCCACAGAATAAAGAATCTGGCAGGACCTTCCTGCCTTTGTAGCATGCACAGTACAATCTGGCCAAAATAAATGCCTTCCTCTGGTTTAGAACAtgaaggaagcaggaaaaaggTGTGTGTGATTTAGCAGTGTTAATTTAGCAGTGTTTAAGAGCTCCACTAAAAAAGCAATGAAACAGATTAGTGTGATTCCTACATTGCAGAATTAATTCCACTACAGATTATAGCAATGGAAAGactgctgcagaaactgaagtaGCAGTGAAATCTCACTGACGCAAGGCAAAGGGAGTTTACGTACTGATGAGCTTCCCTGCCATATCCTTGTTAGGTCTCGACTCTTTGGGGTGTTTGTAGAGGTACATCACAGCTCGGCCAATGCCGCTGTGCTTCAGGGTCTCTTGGCTCACACTGGGCAGCTGCAGGATAAAGCAAAAGTCAGCAAACAGCAAGAAATGGTGTCTGAACATTAATAGTGTCATTGAGCTTTGCAAAAAGACCAAAACCCACCTTCACAAAAACCTTGacaaaaaactgtatttttttcattgttccaGTAGGAATTGGTTAAAGTATAAAACACGAGAACGTATAAATTTACCTTaacattcttattttttgtacacaaaaataagtttccagaattatttattCCAAATGCTCTTTAGCTTATATTACCCAAGAACACTAAAAGTGAGTGTGATGGGCTTTCTAGTGCACACTTTAATAGGCCAGCAAAGAGAAGGGACCATGCAAGAGAAAAGCTCAGGGCTATGTGGCAAATGTCTCTTTACTAAAGCTGGCATATAAAACTGAAACAGGTAGGCAGGGCCAAATCTAAATTCAGGTAGAAATCTTGCAAATTCTTAGCAAAGATAAAAATTTCTAGACCTTCAGTCAAATAAAGCCAGCTAATGGTGCTGCAAGAAAAACTGTACTTCTACTTCACTACCAAGACTATGCCACacttattttattaatgtgGCAAAGACAAACTAAAGTGACCAATCACAGTTTATCAGCCACAAAGAACGAGGGAAGATAAGGGACTTAGCAGTTTAGATTTATCAAGAATATAGCCGAATTTTGTTCAGCTAGACAGCACATctacaaagtaagaaagactaaTTACAATGatgcaacttttaaataaacacatCTATTTTGCAGTTTACATCCTTCTGTATGTATCTGCATGGTTCACTGGTAGCAGCTACAGTACACTGATCACCATACATTTCCCTAAAGCACATGACTATAAAGCCATGGAGAAACCATAAATCCAATACGGTTAAAAGTCAGTTTCAAACCTCCTGCAGGATCTTGAGCAGCTCCTCTCGTATCTTTAGTGCTGGCAGACTTCGGTCCGGAAGCGGAGAAAGCCACTCTTTGATGGCAGACATAACACCACTGTCAATGAAAGTTTCTTTGAGATCCTGCCTAGAAGGTTTAAAGTAAAGAGAAGCCACAAAGTCATACAATTCATCAAAATTTTAAGATGTGATCTTCCTTCACCACAATAGCACACGTGAGTTTGTTTCATGTTAAATTAACAGGTAAAATTACATAGAATTTTAGGTTTCTGAGGCCACCTAGCTCCAGCATTTACTTGGAAAAAGTGTTTCATGGCATAATCCAAAGAACTGTAATGTCACTCCATGAAATCCACCAAATTCCCAATATTCCCCACAAGGGTAATTAACAGGGAGAATGACAACTCACTTTTTAAGATGCATAACTACAGTTGGCAGCAAAGTTAATTTCTTTAGTGCTGGTTTCTTTTGTGTATTCAGCTGTCGATCCTCCTGTAGGGAGTTGAAGAATCAGCACAAGTtaatcaaaagaagaaaacagcaactcTCATCCATGACAacatttacaggaaaaaaaattagccTACTAAACAAGAAGTGCAACTTTGGCAGGGTTACACTAATTTTATACCCTACTCTGTCTTCTTACAGCCCCAAAACACATGTGATGACTTCTCTTAAAAAGGGTCTCCAGCTTAGCCAACATTTTCCTTAACAGCATCCATAATGGAGGTCTATTGCAATAAACTCAAAGTCTGCAGAGTTCACCATGCTAGAAATTTTGTTCATAAAAATCTCACTCGAATACCAGAAAAATAGCTAACCAAAACAATGAGAAGTGAGAATACGTCTATTTATTTTACCTAAGAACCTAACTGGACAACCTAGAGGTTTAGGATGAAGCATGGTGTAATTAAGAGCACACGAATGTGTGTTATGTGCTAATACAAATTCTAGGTTTCAAAGTTCCTCTCATCCACAGCCATAACCTCACCATCTGTTCAGTACTTGGGCTCCCGTACCAAAAAGACCCATTACAACCAACGGTTTTATGTCCTGCTGTGACAATTCCCTTCCATTCATCTTAATCCACCAAAGGCTCTTTctgcacaatatttttttattacaagggaggagattattccaatgcccttcttcctctcttcatgCCCCAGAATGCTTTGACAGGCATGTTGCTGGAGAACCAAAGACACCACCATACCGGTGCTcagctcttccttctctccagtATTTCTAAATTTATGGCTTCATGTGAAATATTTGGCTGTCGTCTTgtcaaaaaaatactttcttgtcAAGACCAAGAAAGTCTCAGATGTCTCCCAGATCACTATCTCACTCTCCCCTTTCTCCCCAAACATATTATCCTTATCTTATTCTCAGGAAGATTCTGTGTCGTTATTTTTACGATTCCTCTTTCTGAAGTTCTATATATTGCTCCCAAATGGTTTTAAACAAGTTTTGCGTTGCTGTTTGTTAATTTGATTGCTACTCCACCAGAACTACAACCACAACAGAAGATACCTGACAAAAGGCAACACCCCAATAAACCTTGCACAGTAACATATTAAACATGACTCCTTGCAAAAAGCAGTCTGCCAAGGCAGAACTTCCTGTTGCTCTGCCATCACTTACTACAGTACTGTCATTAAAACAGCTTCGAAAAGGGTTCTTCTCAGGAAGAAACACCAAAGTGCTACATATGCTAATTGTAAAACGAAATCAAACCACACTCCATTTCTCAGTGTTTGATATACTTTTTCATATAGCTTCTAGAACACTTTATAGCATAGTTGATCTCAGCTGATCAAAGTTTAGCAAGttaactgattttaaaaattaataaatattttctccaaatttcaacagaataattgttttaaattcagaacagcaaaattaacatttaaacaATTATTTAGAAATTGAAAGCTTTCCAGGACATACAGATTACTCCTGAGAACCAGccagatttctttattttactgaTCACAAAATTTTCCCCTAGAATGGAACTGGATTTTAAGGTGTCTTTGTAGCCTAGAAAACTCACCTCAGCTGCTTCGTTCATCTTCACAATCATAGCACTGACCACATCATCTGCATCACTAATAAAAGTTCCACCATCACGGTTTCGTCGACGCTTGCCACTCATACTCTTCTTTCGTTGCAGCATCATGTCAAAATCTGACATGAAGTCCATACTGAAATGCAAGAAGAGAGTTTGCTGATGGTCACAAGAGGGTTGATCTTACTGTCTTTATAGGaaataaatttgtatttctgtagtgTAACCTTTCAAAAATTCTCCAATAAATCTACAAGCATTATGTTCCAATGTCCCCATAAGATAATTAGTTATCCTCAGTATACAAACTGGGACAAAGGGCTTCAATGGCACTGAGATTGCCAGACGTCTGTAAGACCTTGCTGAAATGGCTAACGACATGTACATGTGTAATATCCAGGGTCCAAATGTGCTAAAGTTGTCAGTGAAGCTGACAAATATTTAGCTTTCCTGTGTCTGCAATCCACTGCTCTGGAGCAGAGACAAAGGAATCAAGAGACATGCTGATGACAATTCTTGCCATACGTTATCCCTTACACCAGCAGAGAAACACACCTGTGACTCCAGTGCTGAACTACTAAAAGTAGCGTTCAATGCTTGTTTGATTCGATGTTAAATTCACTCAGGCTTTGATGCACACCctgaacagcagcacaggtaATCTGCTATGGACGGCCAAGTGACTAAACTGCACAAGCTGAGAGAGGACCTTCCATCATAGTTTATGAGAACACATTTTCTGTAGAAACATAGTCCCATGCCTTTCTAAACTAAGTAGCCCAGCCAGTCTCTGGAGGAGCCCTTTCATTGAAATGCTGCATTTGCTCTTAATAAAGGAGTACATGAAACACTGACTTACTGCTTCCCTCTTTTGATGTTATCATCAGAGTCTGATTCATCTGCTGTCTCCTTCATGTCTGCAtcacctttttcttcctccagatCTTCCTGGTTAAAACCCTGATGGGTAAAGACAGTGCAAATCAGTGTATGGATTAAGACTGACCACCTACTCAGGCACCTGACACTGACACTCAAAAACCTTCTGGTAAGTCTGCAGAGGATCTAGAAGAAAGAGGAACAGAGGCTTCCTAATTCCACTTGTGACTTTTGCACCAATAACTCTCCCAACAGAGGTGCTATAAATGTTACTTAACCTAAAAACTACCTCAGTGAGTCCAGCAGATAACAGAGCTTCGCTACTGATCTAGCATATCCTCAATCGTGAGTTCAACCCCGAACAGTCATTCTGCAGTACCTTCCCAGGAAGACTACATCTAGCAAGTGAATAAGAAACATCCACAATAACACTTACTGTaaattcctcttcttcctcatcaCCAGATTCTCCAAATATATCTGCAATCAGGTTCCTGTGAAGGTAAGAGTAATATTTATATGTTTAGACTGGAACAGTGAGAAGtgtgttttctgcaaaatttcTAGTGACTGCGTGGAGATCCACCTCTGATTCTGCCACCCAGCACTGACCTTCCTCTTCACACCACCCACGAAGGTGGACAATCATTCTCTGGTTGGGATTCATCCATTCTCCATTCACAATTAGTCTCACTATCTACACCCCTGAATGAATTTATATTCCCAGAAGCACTTACTCTTGTTCATTTCCAGATTCACTGTCACTGCCAAACagatctttctcttcttttttcttcccagcattctcttttctttcttcttcttcttcttcctcactaTCCGatacaatatttttcttccttttgtcagATTTCTCCGAAGCAGCATCACTATCTGATTCTTCAACATCAGAAAGGATTCGTACTTTTTTTGCAGCTGTCAACAGAAAGCAGCATTACTACAAGTCTTAGTAACACAACTCACAACTAGTGATCTAAAAAAACCGGGAGGTAACTTGCCTTCCTACACAAAATCACTgccatttcttaaaaaaaacatatcctaaaatctgttttattcaATTAGTAACTGGAGTTTCTATGCACTACATTTATCCATAAAAACTTGTAATTTCAAAACTGACTCTCACCTCTAGTATatgaaaaagcaggaaaaaaatactcgtgaaaaaaacaaaaaggtaatGACTAACAGGAATAATCAATACAAGAGATGACAGTATAAAGCAAGATCAC
The sequence above is a segment of the Columba livia isolate bColLiv1 breed racing homer chromosome 9, bColLiv1.pat.W.v2, whole genome shotgun sequence genome. Coding sequences within it:
- the IWS1 gene encoding protein IWS1 homolog isoform X3: MESEYYGGDQSDDGGATPVQDERDSGSDGEDEGNEQHSGSENGSVEHHSENEHSDGEDDGQMEETHVTDSENEDIPRQKDSDSDNEEAPNHNASDSDNEAAHGGKDSDSDTEDRPNQHLSDSENEDALNHRASDSENGEPHREHSSDFENEESRKQPGSDSESEELHKQPGSDSESEELHKQPASDSESEELHKQPASDSESEDVPRHKQEIESGDSDGDDRKEEVQNDSHHSDNKRVREGFQDSDSEEEAPKRRKISDSDEEEKEEEKTMKRKTAILSDSEDDTEKTPAKKVRILSDVEESDSDAASEKSDKRKKNIVSDSEEEEEEERKENAGKKKEEKDLFGSDSESGNEQENLIADIFGESGDEEEEEFTGFNQEDLEEEKGDADMKETADESDSDDNIKRGKHMDFMSDFDMMLQRKKSMSGKRRRNRDGGTFISDADDVVSAMIVKMNEAAEEDRQLNTQKKPALKKLTLLPTVVMHLKKQDLKETFIDSGVMSAIKEWLSPLPDRSLPALKIREELLKILQELPSVSQETLKHSGIGRAVMYLYKHPKESRPNKDMAGKLINEWSRPIFGLTSNYKGMTREEREQRDLEQMPQRRRLSSSGGQTPRRDLEKVLTGEEKALRPGDPGFCARARVPMPSNKDYVVRPKWNVEMESSRFQGTSKKGVSRLDKQMRKFTDIRKKSRSAHAVKISIEGNKMPL
- the IWS1 gene encoding protein IWS1 homolog isoform X4, whose translation is MNEHSDGEDDGQMEETHVTDSENEDIPRQKDSDSDNEEAPNHNASDSDNEAAHGGKDSDSDTEDRPNQHLSDSENEDALNHRASDSENGEPHREHSSDFENEESRKQPGSDSESEELHKQPGSDSESEELHKQPASDSESEELHKQPASDSESEDVPRHKQEIESGDSDGDDRKEEVQNDSHHSDNKRVREGFQDSDSEEEAPKRRKISDSDEEEKEEEKTMKRKTAILSDSEDDTEKTPAKKVRILSDVEESDSDAASEKSDKRKKNIVSDSEEEEEEERKENAGKKKEEKDLFGSDSESGNEQENLIADIFGESGDEEEEEFTGFNQEDLEEEKGDADMKETADESDSDDNIKRGKHMDFMSDFDMMLQRKKSMSGKRRRNRDGGTFISDADDVVSAMIVKMNEAAEEDRQLNTQKKPALKKLTLLPTVVMHLKKQDLKETFIDSGVMSAIKEWLSPLPDRSLPALKIREELLKILQELPSVSQETLKHSGIGRAVMYLYKHPKESRPNKDMAGKLINEWSRPIFGLTSNYKGMTREEREQRDLEQMPQRRRLSSSGGQTPRRDLEKVLTGEEKALRPGDPGFCARARVPMPSNKDYVVRPKWNVEMESSRFQGTSKKGVSRLDKQMRKFTDIRKKSRSAHAVKISIEGNKMPL
- the IWS1 gene encoding protein IWS1 homolog isoform X6: MESEYYGGDQSDDGGATPVQDERDSGSDGEDEGNEQHSGSENGSVEHHSENEHSDGEDDGQMEETHVTDSENEDIPRQKDSDSDNEEAPNHNASDSDNEAAHGGKDSDSDTEDRPNQHLSDSENEDALNHRASDSENGEPHREHSSDFENEESRKQPGSDSESEELHKQPGSDSESEELHKQPASDSESEELHKQPASDSESEDVPRHKQEIESGDSDGDDRKEEVQNDSHHSDNKRVREGFQDSDSEEEAPKRRKISDSDEEEKEEEKTMKRKTAILSDSEDDTEKTPAKKVRILSDVEESDSDAASEKSDKRKKNIVSDSEEEEEEERKENAGKKKEEKDLFGSDSESGNEQENLIADIFGESGDEEEEEFTGFNQEDLEEEKGDADMKETADESDSDDNIKRGKHMDFMSDFDMMLQRKKSMSGKRRRNRDGGTFISDADDVVSAMIVKMNEAAEEDRQLNTQKKPALKKLTLLPTVVMHLKKQDLKETFIDSGVMSAIKEWLSPLPDRSLPALKIREELLKILQELPSVSQETLKHSGIGRAVMYLYKHPKESRPNKDMAGKLINEWSRPIFGLTSNYKGMTREEREQRDLEQMPQRRRLSSSGGQTPRRDLEKVLTGEEKALRPGDPGFCARARVPMPSNKDYVVRPKWNVEMESSRPGTIKRGISRLEKHKRRFAEQKRLSKVHRAIKFSIEGNRMPL
- the IWS1 gene encoding protein IWS1 homolog isoform X5 codes for the protein MEETHVTDSENEDIPRQKDSDSDNEEAPNHNASDSDNEAAHGGKDSDSDTEDRPNQHLSDSENEDALNHRASDSENGEPHREHSSDFENEESRKQPGSDSESEELHKQPGSDSESEELHKQPASDSESEELHKQPASDSESEDVPRHKQEIESGDSDGDDRKEEVQNDSHHSDNKRVREGFQDSDSEEEAPKRRKISDSDEEEKEEEKTMKRKTAILSDSEDDTEKTPAKKVRILSDVEESDSDAASEKSDKRKKNIVSDSEEEEEEERKENAGKKKEEKDLFGSDSESGNEQENLIADIFGESGDEEEEEFTGFNQEDLEEEKGDADMKETADESDSDDNIKRGKHMDFMSDFDMMLQRKKSMSGKRRRNRDGGTFISDADDVVSAMIVKMNEAAEEDRQLNTQKKPALKKLTLLPTVVMHLKKQDLKETFIDSGVMSAIKEWLSPLPDRSLPALKIREELLKILQELPSVSQETLKHSGIGRAVMYLYKHPKESRPNKDMAGKLINEWSRPIFGLTSNYKGMTREEREQRDLEQMPQRRRLSSSGGQTPRRDLEKVLTGEEKALRPGDPGFCARARVPMPSNKDYVVRPKWNVEMESSRFQGTSKKGVSRLDKQMRKFTDIRKKSRSAHAVKISIEGNKMPL
- the IWS1 gene encoding protein IWS1 homolog isoform X2, producing MYSELQIQSMIEAENGHVGRRPQIITGYTGSVELHCVMGTTTKSLCVGDRFLGLLLQFHIQTRDDGGATPVQDERDSGSDGEDEGNEQHSGSENGSVEHHSENEHSDGEDDGQMEETHVTDSENEDIPRQKDSDSDNEEAPNHNASDSDNEAAHGGKDSDSDTEDRPNQHLSDSENEDALNHRASDSENGEPHREHSSDFENEESRKQPGSDSESEELHKQPGSDSESEELHKQPASDSESEELHKQPASDSESEDVPRHKQEIESGDSDGDDRKEEVQNDSHHSDNKRVREGFQDSDSEEEAPKRRKISDSDEEEKEEEKTMKRKTAILSDSEDDTEKTPAKKVRILSDVEESDSDAASEKSDKRKKNIVSDSEEEEEEERKENAGKKKEEKDLFGSDSESGNEQENLIADIFGESGDEEEEEFTGFNQEDLEEEKGDADMKETADESDSDDNIKRGKHMDFMSDFDMMLQRKKSMSGKRRRNRDGGTFISDADDVVSAMIVKMNEAAEEDRQLNTQKKPALKKLTLLPTVVMHLKKQDLKETFIDSGVMSAIKEWLSPLPDRSLPALKIREELLKILQELPSVSQETLKHSGIGRAVMYLYKHPKESRPNKDMAGKLINEWSRPIFGLTSNYKGMTREEREQRDLEQMPQRRRLSSSGGQTPRRDLEKVLTGEEKALRPGDPGFCARARVPMPSNKDYVVRPKWNVEMESSRPGTIKRGISRLEKHKRRFAEQKRLSKVHRAIKFSIEGNRMPL